In the Leishmania infantum JPCM5 genome chromosome 8 genome, GAACGTCGCTACAACGCGGTCACGCGCAAAAACTTCACACAGCTGCATCGACTCCTTCGACTGCACGCTCGCGTTCGTGTCGAGTGTCGCCAGGGCACGCATCATGGCCGTGTCGCCGAGgtacgcacgcgcgccgtAGTCCAGGCAGAAGCGTAGAAAGTCAGTATCGTTGCCCGGTGCACGGATggaggcggggagggaggtgtaCCACGCACACGATatcgcgtgtgcgcggaggAGCGGGTGAAGGTGGAGTCGCTCATCCACGACACTGCCACCTCTTTTGCTCTctccgcgtcgctgcagcaggaggccGGCCGTTTGGGCCGCGTCCGTGCCGGCAGAGCTCGTCACATCCACGCCgctgtccagcagcagctgagccACGCACGGTGCGCAGAGCACGAACTGGTCGCAGTTGGGGCAGCAGTAGgagcgcaccgcggcggcggcgggtgcggtggtcgacgaggacgatgacggcggcgaagacgacgcgCCAACGGGGGATCGGGAAAGTGTGGCATGCGGTTGCTGATGtgggtgctggtgctggtggtgatGTGCCTTCAGCGgctccgcgcacgcgcgaacGTCGGCGACAAGGCACCGGGCGCAGATGTGGCGTGCGAAAGGCGAGTAGAGCACGGCTATGTCCGGCGGGGCGGCGAAGATCGCGTTGCCGGGCTTCAGCTCCATAGTTGCCACGACTCGGCGACCCTTGCGCTTCGCATCCGGGTGCGTCTCCTGCACCGCCATGCGcggggcggcgccgatggagACCTGTGTCGGGTGGACGTAGCTGCTCATTGGAACGGCAGAGTGCACGCTGCTATAAAATGGCAAGAACTGAAAAATGGagagagtgcgtgtgcgttctGTTACTGCCCCTTCGTCTGCGCCGTGTCGATTCTCACAATGACAAGAAGTGATGGCCTGTATGCATCTCTGCGGGAAGTGGGGAGCGAAGTGGGGAGCAGTTGAGAGGAGGTCGATGGCGTGAGGGAGCCGATAAAAAGGGTAGCAGGAGGCGCACCGCGAGCAGCGTGGTGGTGCGCCTTCGGGCGGAACGCGAGAGTTTCGTGGGCCAGTGACAAGCCCACCAGCGCGGAAGATGAAGTTAGGAGGAAGTCCaagacggagaagaagatggcagcgagaaggagaggggtaGGTCCAACGTGAAGCATGCGACGCACACGAAATCCACTGTGATGCCGCCCCCATTCTATCCCCCAACCTCGTGAAGTCGTCCTGCCGCCTCCGGTGCGAACCGCTTTAGAGGGTTTACTCATTCATTGCttcgctgcgtgtgcgtgtgtgttgttgtcgtcgtcgctgtctaCCCGCCTGTCTGCTTGAGTGGTTTCACTGTACTTTGGCTCGACACCATGATGAACGAACCCAACGAACAGGAGCCGAGCGAAGGTGGACAACACAACAGAGTAAGCCACAGTttacaagcacacacgcgcatcccacccacaccctcttggcgaggggggagggggggcggagaAGATCCTTCCCTCGTGCTCTCCTGCTTCTTCGTTTATCACCGCCGCTACAGGCCGCGTTGTGACGGATGCACCAGAGCAACGCCACGCATACAACGGGAAAACACGCCGCACACATCACCAACACCtaggcacacacagagagatagtggggggggggggtaaggTGCACGGTATCCTGTTGATACCAcgcacggaggagggggacaCCCGACCGGCCATCACGGGGTGCCGCaacgcacacaaaaaaagggaCGACAAGAACAGAAAATAACGAGGTACCGCTCAACATCACCGCACCACGACGACAACGCGCACGAAGGATGCAagcgcgccggcgctctATAAAGATGGGGTGCATACacctatgtgtgtgtgtgtatgtaaAGCCGCGCTCAGGAACAGCACAGCGTGGCCCAAGAAGAGAacggagaggaagggcgaagaagcagaggaagcagaggggaggggccgaAGCACTGAGCAACAGCCAACGGCACGCGTGTAGGCGCCCcacacagccgcaccgccaagcacggcagcgcagggTTTAgctttcttcctctctctttcagaatgcccctccccacccacccccttcctccttgcGTTGTCGCACTCGCTCCCGAACACTCTATGGTGTGCCGCTGGGATGCGGCAAAGGCCTTTCATCTTCGCCTCGCCCTCTCTATGCTTACGTGATCACAGTGCAACTTTAAGGGTCGCGGTTCTCCGGCTTGGCGTAGGGCATCCCAAGTACGTCGAACACATCCTGCTCCGACCGCACCTCAACACGCTTGTCCTCCAGCTCGTCCTTCGGGACGCCAAGCTCCTCGCCAGCATTCTTACCGCGAATGCCGATGCGCTCGTacagcgcacgcgcttctTCGGGTGTGCCCAGCTTGAAGAGGCCGTATTCGTTCAGCAAGTAGCCCTTGCTGATGGCGGCCTGGCGCATAATGACGTTGAAGTTCTTGCTTCCCGTGAAGGTGAgcatcgccgtcggcacGCTCTTTGTCTCGATGAGACGGATATCCACACGGCGCGCCTTGTACACCTTCGTGTTCTCGCGGCCAGCCTTGTCGCGGACGATGCGGGGCGGCAGCCGGCCCATCCCCATGTACTTGAGGGGCCCCTGCGCCATGGTCGCCTCCAGGTACTTGAGGCTCTCGAGGAACTCCACAAAGTGTCCTAGTACGCCGGTAGCGGCGACCGGCtcgctcagcggcggcgcgtcgaGCGTGCGTGATAGGATCGCGTCCACATCACCACTGAaggggtggcgacggcggtagCTACCACAGATAAGAATCGAGAAGTCCTTGCCGAGCACCTCCATGCACTTCTCGCGCAGGTAGTTCTCATGCAGCACGCTCTCTTGCATCGGGATCTTTTCGTTGATGTCGTAGAAGTACTTGATGCCGACACGTTGCTGGTCCGTCAACGACGGGATGCTGTCagccttctgcagcagctcatccaCGGTGAAGATGCCCTCTCGGTCGaagagcgccgcggcggcgcgagggCCGAAGCCGTGCACCTGTGTTAGCTCCTGGATGGCTTTGAGCTTCGGCTTCGTCTTgctctccagctcctcgagcTTCCCGGTGGCCATGATCTCTTCCGCTTTTTTCAGCAGCTTCGCGCCGAAGCCGGAGAACGCCTTCAGGTCCTGCGGGGTGTTGAGAGGCTTGTCGAGGTTCGTCTTGAGACTCTCGATGCTGCGGTGGTAGCTGCTCACCTTGTATTTCTCGCCCAGAGCGTTGTTCAAATCCGCCATCTCCTGGAAGATGCGGATGATGTTCTCGCGATGATCGCGACGCAGGAACGTCCGGCGGAGCATTGTCCGTCTGCTTGCAAGGAGGAACCTGAGGACGAAGGGAGGCAAGCAaacacgcactcgcacagCCGTGACGAGGCGCGTCCGATCCGTTATGAAGAGCAAGAGCCCGTATCACCGAGGGCCGTGTATGTCCACGGGCGCGtatgggtgcgtgtgcgtgcctctctctctctctctatatatatatatgtattcGTACGTGTGTCGGTATCTAGAGCTCGATGGGAACGCGTATGTGCATGTGGCGGGTGCGTGCTTGTCCGTGTGGCTGCTAA is a window encoding:
- a CDS encoding mitochondrial DNA polymerase beta; this encodes MLRRTFLRRDHRENIIRIFQEMADLNNALGEKYKVSSYHRSIESLKTNLDKPLNTPQDLKAFSGFGAKLLKKAEEIMATGKLEELESKTKPKLKAIQELTQVHGFGPRAAAALFDREGIFTVDELLQKADSIPSLTDQQRVGIKYFYDINEKIPMQESVLHENYLREKCMEVLGKDFSILICGSYRRRHPFSGDVDAILSRTLDAPPLSEPVAATGVLGHFVEFLESLKYLEATMAQGPLKYMGMGRLPPRIVRDKAGRENTKVYKARRVDIRLIETKSVPTAMLTFTGSKNFNVIMRQAAISKGYLLNEYGLFKLGTPEEARALYERIGIRGKNAGEELGVPKDELEDKRVEVRSEQDVFDVLGMPYAKPENRDP